A window of the Candidatus Rokuibacteriota bacterium genome harbors these coding sequences:
- a CDS encoding amidohydrolase family protein, producing MTVKAISADSHMDLTFLPPDTFISRVPAQFRDRAPRVVDRDGAKYWMTGGDELGRYGYYGPGLTGGKRGKILADNGFTSGHTRPSDTVARRQDQERDGVEAEIIYGIIGISRRLFGVGISDPELLTAVYRAYNDWIAEFGRSDPGRYFGLGCLPNHDAQAAAAEARRCVGLGLRGAVFVPWGCKFPVWHEMWEPMWAAAEEADLVISFHVFEGGGATVGYEIQGIKNPACTGAWVVVAPGQMDEILASVILSGVCERHPRLRLVLGESGIGWLPYLLERMDDTYEERLADDLKLSLPPSAYFKRQIYATFQKDFHGVRAMAQIAPDNVMWGSDYPHRDGTWPFSQKAIDEQFRGIDETIKRKMLWDNVRRVYRITP from the coding sequence ATGACCGTCAAGGCAATATCGGCCGACAGCCACATGGACCTGACCTTCCTGCCTCCGGACACCTTCATCTCTCGCGTGCCGGCGCAATTTCGTGACCGCGCGCCGCGCGTGGTCGACCGCGACGGCGCCAAGTACTGGATGACCGGCGGCGACGAGCTCGGGCGCTACGGCTACTACGGCCCCGGGTTGACCGGGGGGAAGCGCGGCAAGATTCTCGCGGACAACGGCTTCACGTCCGGCCACACGCGACCCTCGGACACGGTGGCGCGGCGCCAGGACCAGGAGCGCGACGGCGTCGAGGCTGAGATCATCTACGGCATCATCGGCATCTCCCGGCGCCTCTTCGGCGTGGGGATCAGCGACCCCGAGCTGCTCACGGCGGTGTACAGGGCGTACAACGACTGGATCGCGGAGTTCGGCCGCTCGGACCCCGGGCGCTACTTCGGGCTCGGCTGCCTGCCGAACCACGATGCCCAAGCCGCGGCCGCCGAGGCGCGGCGCTGCGTCGGGCTTGGCCTGCGTGGCGCGGTCTTCGTGCCGTGGGGATGCAAGTTCCCCGTGTGGCACGAGATGTGGGAGCCGATGTGGGCGGCCGCCGAAGAGGCCGACCTCGTCATCTCCTTCCACGTGTTCGAGGGCGGCGGCGCCACCGTGGGCTACGAGATCCAGGGCATCAAGAACCCCGCCTGCACGGGCGCGTGGGTCGTGGTCGCGCCCGGCCAGATGGACGAGATCCTGGCGTCCGTGATCCTCTCGGGCGTGTGCGAGCGCCACCCGCGCCTCCGCCTCGTCTTGGGCGAGAGCGGCATCGGGTGGCTGCCCTACCTCCTCGAGCGCATGGACGACACGTACGAGGAGCGCCTGGCCGACGACCTCAAGCTGTCGCTGCCGCCCAGCGCGTACTTCAAGCGGCAGATCTACGCCACCTTCCAGAAGGATTTCCACGGCGTGCGGGCCATGGCCCAGATCGCGCCCGACAACGTGATGTGGGGCTCGGACTACCCGCACCGCGACGGCACGTGGCCGTTTTCGCAGAAAGCCATAGACGAGCAGTTCCGCGGCATCGACGAGACCATCAAGCGGAAGATGCTCTGGGACAATGTCCGCCGCGTCTACCGGATTACGCCCTAG